In Babesia microti strain RI chromosome IV, complete genome, the sequence GGATCCGTGTTCATAGCATAATGAcatacaatattataacacTTTACAGTAATAACTAGTACTATACGAACTTATCTACCATCTTGTCTCTGTCACTGGGCAGTGTGACCTGTTTCCTATACCACTCGGGCAAATATTCGAGTTTTAACGGATTTTCCAGCCCATTTGCAATCCTATTCAGTTCTTTTGCTGCTTCATTCTCGAGTACATTGAATCTAGCTCTTGTACGGCGCTGCTTCGTGCTGTCTAGTGTTGATTCCTCGGCGCAAAATCTACTACTCAATTCCTGAATGTGTTTGAGGGagtttttaaaaaaatttacatcaCCTTCCAGTCTTGCCACGGCAAATTCGTCGTCACAATCGCCCCAAGACCACACTCCAGGCTTCACTATGTGCAATTGCCTGGCACTATCAGTACTAGCGGCCACTAGACCCAATTGACCACTCCATTTGAAATCTGTCGCTAATACGCCACTTTCTGAGTCAAAATGTCCATTATAAAGCGCTACAAGCCTTGAATTATTAACTGGTTTATTGGTAGAAATATTCGACCTGCCAATCCAGTACTTGTTCCTCATTATAGCATCATCGGGGCTCTGTACATCCTTGGCCACATTCCATATAGCCCAAACCGAGTGTTTATTTGCGGGATCAATTTCATGGGCATTATGcgattttataaatttgccatattGCACTGCCAGCAGAGCATCGGCTCCCCTAATCCAACTAAGTTTGGCTATTGGGTGTAAGGGACCGAAGTGTATGTATACCTGGGATGGCAGGTATGGTTTTATCACGCAGTGATATACATCCTTCTCCACTCTGCCACAATCTTTACTGtagttattattattattagcTGTTCTGGTGAAAGCGGCATGAGTATTGACTTTTGTGCTATGGTTAGACCCTAGACTAGAACTTACATATTGAGGAGCATAATACACTCCAGGTTTCGAACCCAGTACCTTGACAATATCAAAGATCCAAATGTTTTCCGTAGTACCGCCTACAGCCACTAGATTAGGAAACCTCAAATTAACATCAACCTTGAGGCAGCACTTATAGTAGGAACCAAGTGCCTGTTTGTCAATAATCTCGGGTATAGTTAGGGACATCGCCAACTTGATCACctttttatcaaatatttggaaCAATTTTAGTGTAGCACTGGTGTCTACTGTGTATAGGATGGGTTGGCTGCCGTGCAAGCAGATGGGAGAAGATACGTCGGTGA encodes:
- a CDS encoding hypothetical protein (overlaps_old_locusTagID:BBM_III06215), with the translated sequence MSECVDKSDCAISENVSNGIFDNLLHMVKDEQNAYSRGRCKIASQCDGLCDQIFERYRVFLRNTYNKPLNRITHEWSIKDKKALHLDWMHNIRDYESWFPPDRDDFRFHFYSNLPFSFQHLLHSTLHYSARHIKLLSNSTSDWLPVLTIHNIIISGNVNTSVCAKSVAKIMLVSMKKCCKDNIYPDDLQIRCDGMTITNNEGNEIKLVAPTIEFDDVVESIDVCNYSRDMDSYLLAVKLRNQHVELYNIKEFIRQSVKALLSTENIAKTSSSGRVIQMAREDSSCCHDYLPIKFMYSSDVDKKLFPSHVVAIVTNLQNIAIYPIKRISETEFDLEHLQIITLNPPTNHYFTDVSSPICLHGSQPILYTVDTSATLKLFQIFDKKVIKLAMSLTIPEIIDKQALGSYYKCCLKVDVNLRFPNLVAVGGTTENIWIFDIVKVLGSKPGVYYAPQYVSSSLGSNHSTKVNTHAAFTRTANNNNNYSKDCGRVEKDVYHCVIKPYLPSQVYIHFGPLHPIAKLSWIRGADALLAVQYGKFIKSHNAHEIDPANKHSVWAIWNVAKDVQSPDDAIMRNKYWIGRSNISTNKPVNNSRLVALYNGHFDSESGVLATDFKWSGQLGLVAASTDSARQLHIVKPGVWSWGDCDDEFAVARLEGDVNFFKNSLKHIQELSSRFCAEESTLDSTKQRRTRARFNVLENEAAKELNRIANGLENPLKLEYLPEWYRKQVTLPSDRDKMVDKFV